The stretch of DNA TTACCGCCCTGCATCGAGCCGCTGGTGTCAATCACGATCGCGACATTTACCGGAGGTGCCTCGGGCGTTTGGGCAGGCTCGGTTCCCTTCAGGGAGATGCGAACGTAGTTGGTTTCGTTCTTGCCCGATAACATTGTGGGGTTGGATAGTCGGACTTGCACATCGACGGATTCGGATTGCCCGGTCTGTTGCATGTTTGCCTGGCCATCTCCTTTGTTATCGCCGCTTCCTTTACCGCCGTCACGCAAGGCGGTGTAGATCTGGGCATTTGTGGTCTGCGTGACCATCATGCAAGTGATCGCAATCATGGCCAAGTGGCAGGTGAGACGAGAGAATTGCATCGCTGGATTCCTTTGAAACGGACGAGAAGAGGTGTGGCTCATCCATTGAACGAAGATACGCGTTTTCAAAGGTTTGAACGACTTCAAAACAATGTAAAAGAAATGTCATGAAGCCCACGAAGGAAATTGTCCGCGAATTGCTATCGCAAGATCCCAGTTCGTTTGAGCCCAATTCGCTAAATGGGTTTTCGGTTGTTTCCGTCGGTGGCGGCTGTATCAGCGACGCTTACCGCGTGAGGGCTGACGACGGTGATTGGTTCGTGAAATCTAACGATGTGTCGTTCGAGGCGAACTTTCAAGCCGAGAGCGAGGGATTGCGTCAATTGGCGGCGGTTGCCGAGCGGATGGACGGGATCGTCGTTCCCCAGCCGCGAGCCGTAGCGGTTGTTGCCGGTGCCTCGTGGTTGGTCATGGACTGGCATTGTCGAAGCGATCAGCAAGCCGAGTCTTACCCAGCGTTCGGCCGTTCATTGGCTCGCTTTCACCGTGAATCGGTTGGCGTGGTAATCGGTGATGCGATGGGTGAAGGACACGACAATTTTCTGGGAGCGGCTCGCCAACTCAATGCACCCCTAAAAGATTGGACCGAATTTGTGGCTCAGCAGCGCATTGGGTTTCAACTTCGATGGGCTGTCGATCAGGGGTTGGCCGATCGTCAACTCGTCGATCGCTGCCATCGGGTGATGACCGAAATGAGTTCGCTGCTTTCAGGACGCGAACAATCGACGTCGTTGTTGCATGGCGATTTGTGGAGCGGCAACTTCTTTTGGGGTGAAAGCGGCAACACGGTGATGATCGACCCTGCGGCCTACCGAGGCTGCCGGGAAGCTGAATTTGGGATGTTGAAGCTGTTTGGGGGCTGTCCCGGCGAGTTCTACGAGGCCTATGACGATGAGTTTCCGCTGGCCGATGGTTGCTGGCGACGAGTAAGCGTTTATGTTCTCTATCATCTGCTAAACCATTTGAACTTGTTTGGCAGCGGATATTTGGACCAGTGCCGACAAGTCGCTGGCGACATTCTTCGATCGCGTTAAGGGCTTTACCTTCCCATGCTTGCTGCTCGTGTCATTCCCTGCCTCGACGTCCACGAAGGTCGCGTCGTGAAGGGCACCAATTTCGTCAACCTGCGAGACGCGGGGGACCCTGTCGAAGTCGCACGTCGCTATGAGCAAGAAGGTGCCGACGAATTGGTATTTCTAGATATCACGGCCAGTCACGAGCAACGTGAGACCATTGTTGATGTGGTTCGCCGCACCGCCGAAGTGGTCTTCATGCCGCTGACGGTGGGCGGCGGCGTCCGCACGATTGAGGATGTACGGACACTATTGTCGGCTGGCTGCGACAAGGTGTCGATCAATTCGGCAGCGTGCAAAGATCCTGATTTCGTCGCACGTGCGGCTGATCGTTTTGGCAGCCAGTGCATTGTCGTCAACATCGACCCTAAGCGAGTGATCCGAGATGGTGAAGAAGTTTGGGAAGTTCACATCAACGGTGGACGAAAGCCTACTGGTCTAATGGCGGTCGAATGGGCAAAGAAAGTGGAATCGCTTGGGGCCGGTGAGATCGTATTGACCAGCATGGATGCCGACGGAACACGCGATGGCTTCGACATACCGATCACGTCAGCGGTTAGTGAGGCGGTTTCAATTCCCGTTGTAGCCAGTGGAGGCGCGGGATGCCCCCAGCATTTGGCGGATGCGATTTTGCTCGGTAAGGCCGACGCAGCATTGGCGGCAAGCATTTTTCATTTCGGACAGTACACCATTGCGGAAACGAAACAGGTGATGCGTGATGCTGGAATCACGGTCCGTCTATAGAACGAACTTTGCGGTGTCGTTTTTTGGCATCTGTGGTACCATTCTCAACCCGGCAAGACCGCGTTGAATTGGCTTGCAAGGCAGGCGCCCCGTTGACCAAAGCCGCCCTTGCACCTACACCAATGGACGCGGCAATGAGCCGTTTTGGAACGAATGGTGGTTGTCATGGAGGCCGCACTTTTCGACTCGCTGAACCTTCAAATCCCCAGAGCCTGTTGTGACTGATGTTGTCCCTATTCGCACCGCCATCATCAGCGTTAGTGATAAGCTTGGCCTAGCAGACTTAGCCGCTGGTTTGCAGGCTGCAGGCGTTGAAATCTATAGCACCGGCGGTACACGTCGTCACTTGGAACAATCCGGCATCGATGTCTTGGACGTTGCCGAATACACGGGGTTTCCCGAAATGCTAGATGGCCGGGTGAAAACTCTGCACCCGAAGATCTTCGGCGGAATTCTAGCGATTCGCGATCGTGATGATCACATGGACGCGATCGAAGAACACGGAATCGTGCCGTTTGATTTGGTCGTTGTAAATCTGTACCCGTTCGCAGCAACCGCATCGCGTCCGGGAGCTACTCGTGAAGAATGTGTAGAGCAGATTGACATCGGCGGGCCATCTTTGGTCCGCGCTGCCGCTAAGAATCATGGGGATGTTGCGGTCGCGACAAGCCCCGAGCAGTACGGCGAAATATTGGCTCAGCTTGATCAAACCAAAGGAACCACGATCGAGCTGCGTGAACAACTAGCCGCTGAGGCTTTTGATCACACAGCCGGATACGATCGCGCGATCGCCGACTTCATGCGAGGTGACACGATCGGCGGCGAGTTCCCGACCAGCTTGAACTTGTCGCTACGTCGGAAGACACAATTGCGATACGGTGAAAACCCGCATCAACGTGCCGCTGTTTACGTTGACCCTACTGATCGTTCGGCGAACCTCGTCTCGGCACGCCAGATCAGTGGCAAGGAACTATCCTACAACAACCTGTTGGACCTTGATTCGGCACTTGAGATTGTTCGTGGTTTTGGAAGCCCCGCCGTTTCGGTGATGAAGCACAACAACCCGTGCGGAGCAGCCACCGACTCGTCATTGGCGGTCGCGTGTCAAAAGGCTCTCGATGGCGATCCGCTTAGTGCCTTTGGCAGCGTGATTGGATTCAATCGAACCGTTGACCGAGCAACCGCAGAATTGCTTTGCGAACCAGGCTTGTTTATCGAAGCGATCGTTGCTCCGGACTTCCAAGCCGAAGCCGTGGGGCTTTTGACGACAAAACCTCGATGGAGTGAGAACGTTCGTTTGATGCAGGTTGGTCGTTTGGATCTGCCGCAATCACCTATCCAGCGCCGATTCATTAGCGGTGGAATGTTGGTGCAAGACGCCGACCGGATGACAAGTTCACCGTTGCAGTGGAAAACCGTCACCAAGACGAAGGTCGATGACGATCTTTGGGACGATATTGCCTTTGCTTGGGAAATGGTTCGGCACGTCAAGAGCAACGCGATTGTCCTTGCCAAGGACACCTCGTTGATCGGCGTGGGTGCA from Rubripirellula amarantea encodes:
- a CDS encoding fructosamine kinase family protein; translation: MKPTKEIVRELLSQDPSSFEPNSLNGFSVVSVGGGCISDAYRVRADDGDWFVKSNDVSFEANFQAESEGLRQLAAVAERMDGIVVPQPRAVAVVAGASWLVMDWHCRSDQQAESYPAFGRSLARFHRESVGVVIGDAMGEGHDNFLGAARQLNAPLKDWTEFVAQQRIGFQLRWAVDQGLADRQLVDRCHRVMTEMSSLLSGREQSTSLLHGDLWSGNFFWGESGNTVMIDPAAYRGCREAEFGMLKLFGGCPGEFYEAYDDEFPLADGCWRRVSVYVLYHLLNHLNLFGSGYLDQCRQVAGDILRSR
- the hisF gene encoding imidazole glycerol phosphate synthase subunit HisF, with product MLAARVIPCLDVHEGRVVKGTNFVNLRDAGDPVEVARRYEQEGADELVFLDITASHEQRETIVDVVRRTAEVVFMPLTVGGGVRTIEDVRTLLSAGCDKVSINSAACKDPDFVARAADRFGSQCIVVNIDPKRVIRDGEEVWEVHINGGRKPTGLMAVEWAKKVESLGAGEIVLTSMDADGTRDGFDIPITSAVSEAVSIPVVASGGAGCPQHLADAILLGKADAALAASIFHFGQYTIAETKQVMRDAGITVRL
- the purH gene encoding bifunctional phosphoribosylaminoimidazolecarboxamide formyltransferase/IMP cyclohydrolase, producing MTDVVPIRTAIISVSDKLGLADLAAGLQAAGVEIYSTGGTRRHLEQSGIDVLDVAEYTGFPEMLDGRVKTLHPKIFGGILAIRDRDDHMDAIEEHGIVPFDLVVVNLYPFAATASRPGATREECVEQIDIGGPSLVRAAAKNHGDVAVATSPEQYGEILAQLDQTKGTTIELREQLAAEAFDHTAGYDRAIADFMRGDTIGGEFPTSLNLSLRRKTQLRYGENPHQRAAVYVDPTDRSANLVSARQISGKELSYNNLLDLDSALEIVRGFGSPAVSVMKHNNPCGAATDSSLAVACQKALDGDPLSAFGSVIGFNRTVDRATAELLCEPGLFIEAIVAPDFQAEAVGLLTTKPRWSENVRLMQVGRLDLPQSPIQRRFISGGMLVQDADRMTSSPLQWKTVTKTKVDDDLWDDIAFAWEMVRHVKSNAIVLAKDTSLIGVGAGQMSRVDSVEISIDKAGDRADGSVLASDAFFPFPDSIEAAADAGVIAIIQPGGSRRDNEVIEACDKHEIPLVLTGRRHFKH